Genomic window (Desulfuromonadales bacterium):
TCCGGATCTGGCTGGAAATAGAAACCCTGGCCTGCGAGGCACAGGCCGAGCTCGGTGTGATCCCGAAAGAGGCGGTGCAAACCATCCGCGCGAAGGGGAACTTCGACATTGCCCGGATCGACGCCATCGAGGCCGAGGTCAAGCACGATGTCATCGCCTTTCTCACCTCGGTTGCCGAGTACGTCGGCCCCGAGGCACGCTTCATTCACCAGGGGATGACCTCCTCCGATGTCCTCGACACCTGCCTCTCGGTGCAGTTGGTGCAGGCCGCCGACGAGTTGCTGGCCGATCTCGGGATGGTGCTCGAGTCGATCAAGGCCCGCGCCTGGGAGCATAAGGACACCGTCTGCATGGGACGCTCGCACGGTATCCACGCCGAGCCGGTCACCTTCGGCCTCAAGCTCGCCACCTGGTACGCCGAAATGGCACGCAATCGACGCCGCCTGGCCGCGGCCCGTGAAAACATCGCCACCGGCGCCATTTCCGGGGCGGTCGGCACTTTTGCCAACATCGATCCGCGGGTCGAGGAGTATGTCTGCGAGAAGCTGGGCCTCAGGCCCGAGCCGGTCTCGACCCAGGTCATCCCCCGCGACCGTCACGCCGAATACTTCTGCACCCTGGCGGTGATCGCCTCCTCGCTGGAGCGCATCGCCGTGGAGATTCGCCACCTGCAGCGCACCGAGGTGCTGGAGGCCGAGGAATTCTTCAGCAAGGGGCAGAAAGGTTCCTCCGCCATGCCCCACAAGCGCAATCCGATTCTCTCCGAGAACCTCACCGGACAGGCACGGTACATCCGGGGGTTGTGCATCCCGGCGCTGGAGAACGTGGCTCTCTGGCACGAGCGCGACATCTCCCACTCCTCG
Coding sequences:
- the purB gene encoding adenylosuccinate lyase → RIWLEIETLACEAQAELGVIPKEAVQTIRAKGNFDIARIDAIEAEVKHDVIAFLTSVAEYVGPEARFIHQGMTSSDVLDTCLSVQLVQAADELLADLGMVLESIKARAWEHKDTVCMGRSHGIHAEPVTFGLKLATWYAEMARNRRRLAAARENIATGAISGAVGTFANIDPRVEEYVCEKLGLRPEPVSTQVIPRDRHAEYFCTLAVIASSLERIAVEIRHLQRTEVLEAEEFFSKGQKGSSAMPHKRNPILSENLTGQARYIRGLCIPALENVALWHERDISHSSVERYIAPDATVALDFSLRRLNGLIKNLVVYPQNMLKNLNQMKGLVFSQKILLDLTQAGVSREDAYRLVQKNAMKVWEEGKDFLTELLADPEVVGALGEAKIRESFDLGYHLKHVDTIFKRVFEADCSY